GTTTCATGTCACGAAGCGTTATGACCGGGAATACACTGCGCTGAATGACATCACGCTCCATCTCCCGAAAGGACAATTTGCATTTGTCACAGGCCCAAGTGGCGCCGGGAAAACAACCTTGCTGCGGCTGCTCATTCGCGAAGAGACCCCTACCAGCGGTCAGATCATTGTGAACGGTCGAAATTTTGCGACCATACCAGACCATCAAATCCCCATTTTGCGCAGGAACATAGGTTTTGTTTTTCAAGATTTTAAACTGCTCAAAAGAAAAACGGTTTATGAAAATGTGACCTTCGTGCTTCACGTCATCGGGATTTCTGTGAAAATCCAGAGGCGCAGGGCCTACGAGATCCTGAAAATGGTTGGCCTCCAGCACAAAATGCATTCTTACCCATTACAGCTTTCCGGAGGGGAACAACAAAGGGTTGCCATCGCCCGCGCTTTGATCAATGAGCCGGTCCTGCTTCTGGCCGATGAGCCTACAGGCAACCTGGATCCGGATCTCGCTTTGGAGATCATGCAAATCTTCAAGCGAATCAATGCCCGTGGCACTACCGTATTAGTAGCCACGCACGATAAAGAAATGATTCAACGAATCAAAGGAAGAATTCTTCTGCTGGACCACGGCCGTATGGTGGATGACGTATCTGTATGAGATTGTTATACGTGCTCCGATACTTCCTGACCGAAGCTTTCAGCAATCTGTGGTCAAACCGGCTTAACAACTTCATTTCGATGGCGATCATCGTTTTCTCGCTGTTCACGTTCGGCCTATTCGTACTTACTGCGGAAAATCTGAGCGACATGATCGGCAGATGGACGGAAAATGTCCGCATCAACGTTTTCCTTAGCAAAGGGACAAACCGAAACGCGGCGGGACATCTGGAATCCATCATCAAAGCCTCCCGTGTCGTTGCCAACTATCAATTCATAACGGAAGAAGAGGCGTTGCGTCGTTTTCAGAAGTACTATCCAGGCATGAAACAGCTCACGACGGATCTGGACACGAATCCATTTCCTTCCTCATACGAGATCACCATACGCAAAGAGTTCCAAAACAAAGGCTCAGTTCAGGAGCTGGTCGCGCTGCTTAGAAATGAGAAGCTGGTGGAGGATGTGGAATACGATCAGGAATGGATCGATAGAATTCAATTCATTATCCGGTTTGTCAGGATTGTTGGTCTTTTCTTCGGTGGAATTCTGATGTTCACGGCCACCTTCTCGATCAGCAATGTCATCAAGCTTATGGTCCTTTCGCGCAAAGATGAGATTGAGATTATGAGACTTGTGGGAGCTACAAATTCTTTTATTAAAGGACCATTCCTCGCGGAGGGAATTCTGCAGGGTTTGCTGGGAGGAATCGCCGCAGTGGTATCGCTTTACTTACTGTATTTTGGGATTATTACAAAAGTCAGCTCATTGAATGCGCCTTTCTTTACGACCGATCTTTTGCATTTCTTGTCCACTCAGATGGTGATTGCAGTCATCGCTGGTGGCATGGTCGTCGGTTTCTTCGGAAGTTTCTTTTCGGTCGAACGCCTCATGAGGATTTGAAATTAACCGCCAAGACGCCAAGTCGCAAAGAATATTAGAAAGGAACTTAATTATCTTGGCGTCTTGGCGCCTTGGCGGTTGAATCCTAAAGGATGTAGAGATTCCAAAAGTATTCGCCCCAGAAGATAGCGGGTAAAGCCGCAGCTCCGATGAACGTTCCGTAGGGATAAAGGAAATCCGTTCCTTTTTTCAGAAAGAAAATGAAAATGAATCCCACAACGCTCCCCGCCAGGGAGGAAAGAAACAACACCAGCAGAACATTCTGCCAGCCCAAAAAAGCTCCCACCATCGCCAGCATCACAATGTCCCCTTCACCGAGTCCATCTTTCTTGCGAACGAATTTGTAGAAGAAATAAACCAGAAGCAAAATGCCTGCTCCAATCAAAACACCCAGCAGGGAGTCTCCTGGTCCTATGTAAGGATTCAGAAAAGAAGTCAGAATTCCAATCAATATCGCGGGATACGTCACGACTGCCGGCAAAAGCCGGTGGTAATAATCGACAAAAATCAGAATGATGATGCTGCAACCGAAATACGCATAAATCAAGAACGGAACGGAAATTCCAAAATAGCGGTAGAGAAGCAAAAAAAGGAGAGCCGTTAGAAATTCAACGAACGGGTAAACCGGCGAGATCGGATTACCGCATTGGAAACATTTTCCGCGTAACCAGACATAACTGAGTATCGGGACATTGTGATACCAGGGAATCAGAGTTCCACACTTCGGACAACGGGACCGTGGAGTTACAACCGATTGATCGATAGGAATCCGGTGAATGCAAACATTCAAAAACGACCCGACAATGGAGCCAATGATGAAAATATAAATCTGAATCAGCGGACCGAAAAAAGGATCGTCGAAGTAAAGCGCTCTATCCATTCAATATCGTACTCGTGATCGTAATCTTGATCGTGATCGATTGTATCTCGATCATGACAAGGATCAAGCGTACGATCGCGGGCGGGACGCCCGCGCTACATCGGTTAATTCACCGGGTTGGTCGGACGATCTTCTGAGAACTCCTTTGCTTCCAGAATGGTCGATTCTTCTTCGCCAAGCATTACACTTTCGCTGCGTGGATTTACGGCAAGATCAATTACTTCGTCTACGCGTTTGATGAAGAAGTATTCCATATCATCTTTCACGTTCGCCGGCACATCGTCCAGATCTTTGCGGTTGCGATCCGGCAGAATTACCTTCGTCAGACCGGCACGCTTTGCCGCAAGAACCTTTTCTTTGATACCGCCAACCGGCAAAACGGCTCCGCGTAATGTAATTTCTCCGGTCATCGCGACATCGTTCTTTACCGGTCTATCGGTAAGCATCGATAACAAAGCGACAAAAAGAGTAATTCCTGCCGAAGGGCCATCTTTCGGCTGAGCTCCCGCAGGAACATGTACGTGGATGTCGTAATCTTCAAAGAAGTCTTCAGGGATCTTCAAGTCTTTCGCCTTGGAACGCAAGTAACTCAAAGCAGCCTGGGCAGATTCTTTCATGACATCCCCCAGATGTCCGGTCAACGATAGTGTTCGTTTCCCTTTCATCTTGCTGGCTTCCACAAACAGGATGTCGCCTCCTGTGGCAGTCCATGCAAGACCGGTAGCAACACCGGGCACTGCTGTACGCTCCGCCACTTCCGAAAAGAACTTGATCGGGCCGAGATATTTGCTGACATCATCAGCCGTGATGGCTTTTTGCTGCGTTGAGCCTTCCACAACTTCTTTCGCAACTCCGCGGCAAATGGTCGCAAGTTCCCTTTCAAGATTTCGCACACCAGCTTCACGCGTGTAATTGTGGATCACCTCTTTGACCGATTCTTCAGCGAAAGAAAGCTGATCTTCCTTGAGTCCGTGAGCATCTTTCTGTTTCGGAATCAAGAAATTGGTGGCAATCCTGTACTTGTCTTCATCGATGTAACCGGGGATCTCGATGACTTCCATACGATCCTGCAACGCAGGCGGTATCGGATCGAGCAAGTTCGCAGTTGCAATGAACATCACCTTCGAAAGATCGAAGGGGACTTCCAGATAATGATCGGAAAACGCGAAGTTCTGTTCAGGATCCAGGACTTCCAGTAAAGCTGAGGATGGATCTCCACGAAAATCAGTTCCGATTTTATCGACCTCATCCAGCATGAAAATCGGATTGTGAGATCCAACTTTCTTGATGCTTTGAATGATTCGTCCCGGCAGCGCGCCTACATAAGTCCTGCGATGTCCGCGGATTTCAGCTTCATCGCGCACACCACCCAATGAAATTCGGATGAATTTGCGTCCAAGAGCGCGGGCAATCGAACGTC
The sequence above is drawn from the bacterium genome and encodes:
- the ftsE gene encoding cell division ATP-binding protein FtsE — encoded protein: MVKMFHVTKRYDREYTALNDITLHLPKGQFAFVTGPSGAGKTTLLRLLIREETPTSGQIIVNGRNFATIPDHQIPILRRNIGFVFQDFKLLKRKTVYENVTFVLHVIGISVKIQRRRAYEILKMVGLQHKMHSYPLQLSGGEQQRVAIARALINEPVLLLADEPTGNLDPDLALEIMQIFKRINARGTTVLVATHDKEMIQRIKGRILLLDHGRMVDDVSV
- the ftsX gene encoding permease-like cell division protein FtsX, producing the protein MRLLYVLRYFLTEAFSNLWSNRLNNFISMAIIVFSLFTFGLFVLTAENLSDMIGRWTENVRINVFLSKGTNRNAAGHLESIIKASRVVANYQFITEEEALRRFQKYYPGMKQLTTDLDTNPFPSSYEITIRKEFQNKGSVQELVALLRNEKLVEDVEYDQEWIDRIQFIIRFVRIVGLFFGGILMFTATFSISNVIKLMVLSRKDEIEIMRLVGATNSFIKGPFLAEGILQGLLGGIAAVVSLYLLYFGIITKVSSLNAPFFTTDLLHFLSTQMVIAVIAGGMVVGFFGSFFSVERLMRI
- a CDS encoding prepilin peptidase, whose amino-acid sequence is MDRALYFDDPFFGPLIQIYIFIIGSIVGSFLNVCIHRIPIDQSVVTPRSRCPKCGTLIPWYHNVPILSYVWLRGKCFQCGNPISPVYPFVEFLTALLFLLLYRYFGISVPFLIYAYFGCSIIILIFVDYYHRLLPAVVTYPAILIGILTSFLNPYIGPGDSLLGVLIGAGILLLVYFFYKFVRKKDGLGEGDIVMLAMVGAFLGWQNVLLVLFLSSLAGSVVGFIFIFFLKKGTDFLYPYGTFIGAAALPAIFWGEYFWNLYIL
- the lon gene encoding endopeptidase La, giving the protein MKGSKSKKVSVPDIISILPLRDAVLYPELMIPLVVGRDRSVKLIEDSIKNDNIIGLVTQKDPKIEEPKQDDLYGVGTTALITKMIRMPDSTLRVIVQGLSRFRVESFLQTAPYYVAKVDIIDEPDEKSLEIDALVMNAKKLFKKLSEMASYLSSDLASVIVNMEAPGKMADLVASSLKISTEEKQDVLECVNLKDRLEKVNMLLNKEINILEIGNKIQTQVKGEIDKTQREYYLREQLKAIQKELGEGDERGMEVEEFREKIEKAKMPADVKKVAEKELKRLSKMHPASAEYSVCRTYLEVLVELPWMIGTEDNLDVKEAERVLHEDHYDLEKVKKRILEYLAVRQLKADMKGPILCFVGPPGVGKTSLGRSIARALGRKFIRISLGGVRDEAEIRGHRRTYVGALPGRIIQSIKKVGSHNPIFMLDEVDKIGTDFRGDPSSALLEVLDPEQNFAFSDHYLEVPFDLSKVMFIATANLLDPIPPALQDRMEVIEIPGYIDEDKYRIATNFLIPKQKDAHGLKEDQLSFAEESVKEVIHNYTREAGVRNLERELATICRGVAKEVVEGSTQQKAITADDVSKYLGPIKFFSEVAERTAVPGVATGLAWTATGGDILFVEASKMKGKRTLSLTGHLGDVMKESAQAALSYLRSKAKDLKIPEDFFEDYDIHVHVPAGAQPKDGPSAGITLFVALLSMLTDRPVKNDVAMTGEITLRGAVLPVGGIKEKVLAAKRAGLTKVILPDRNRKDLDDVPANVKDDMEYFFIKRVDEVIDLAVNPRSESVMLGEEESTILEAKEFSEDRPTNPVN